A single window of Desulfovibrio sp. G11 DNA harbors:
- a CDS encoding ABC transporter ATP-binding protein → MQAWDIEFRALSVGYGSHVVLSDVNAVLPGGKVSVILGGSGCGKSTLLRHIIGLSRPLSGQVLVGDRDLFSLGKVDFRRVRRHMGVLFQDGALLGALSLVQNVTLPLSEHLHLPPALVREAGLRVLRMVGLEDFADFYPNQLSGGMRKRAGLARAIIAEPRVLLCDEPTSGLDPITAARMDDLLLAMRGQYAGMSVVVVSHDLASLKAIADHVLVLGEGRALFSGTLAELEASDNPYLRQFLRREAGDERRDLHQPIDPKVSEALDRWLTS, encoded by the coding sequence ATGCAGGCATGGGACATAGAATTTCGCGCGCTCAGCGTGGGCTACGGCAGTCATGTGGTGCTCAGTGATGTCAACGCGGTGCTGCCCGGCGGCAAGGTGTCGGTCATTCTTGGCGGCTCCGGTTGTGGCAAGTCCACCCTGCTGCGCCATATCATAGGCCTGTCCCGGCCTCTTTCCGGACAGGTGCTGGTGGGCGACCGTGATCTTTTCTCACTGGGCAAGGTTGATTTTCGCCGGGTACGCCGCCACATGGGCGTCCTTTTTCAGGACGGGGCACTGCTTGGTGCATTGAGTCTGGTGCAAAATGTCACCCTGCCCCTGAGCGAGCACCTGCATCTGCCCCCGGCCCTGGTGCGTGAGGCTGGCCTGCGTGTACTGCGCATGGTGGGCCTTGAAGATTTTGCCGATTTTTACCCCAACCAGCTTTCAGGCGGCATGCGTAAACGCGCGGGCCTGGCACGCGCCATCATCGCGGAGCCGCGCGTTCTTCTTTGCGACGAGCCGACATCAGGGCTGGACCCCATCACGGCCGCCCGCATGGATGACCTGCTGCTTGCCATGCGCGGACAATATGCCGGCATGAGCGTTGTTGTGGTCAGCCATGACCTTGCGAGCCTCAAGGCCATTGCCGACCATGTGCTTGTGCTTGGCGAAGGGCGCGCACTGTTTTCCGGCACGCTGGCCGAACTTGAAGCCAGCGATAACCCCTACCTGCGGCAGTTTTTACGGCGTGAGGCAGGCGACGAACGCCGCGACCTGCATCAGCCCATTGATCCCAAGGTGAGCGAAGCCCTGGACAGGTGGCTGACTTCATAA
- the mlaD gene encoding outer membrane lipid asymmetry maintenance protein MlaD: MSTVRETAVGLFVLIGLLCVAYLTIKLGKMEVLSNKGYELTANFDSVSGLRVGADVEMSGVPVGKVISISLDPDPMRNQAVVRLRLDKDLHLSDDSIASILTSGLIGDKYVSISRGGSDHMLAPGDSITETESAVDLGSLISKYAFGGVK, translated from the coding sequence ATGAGTACTGTACGCGAAACCGCTGTGGGCCTTTTTGTGCTGATTGGCCTGCTTTGTGTGGCTTATCTGACCATCAAGCTCGGCAAGATGGAAGTTCTGTCCAACAAGGGCTACGAACTTACTGCCAATTTCGACTCTGTTTCCGGCCTGCGCGTCGGCGCAGACGTGGAAATGTCGGGGGTGCCGGTGGGCAAGGTGATCAGCATCAGCCTGGACCCGGACCCCATGCGCAATCAGGCCGTTGTGCGGCTGCGCCTTGACAAGGACCTGCACCTTTCGGACGACAGCATCGCCTCCATCCTGACCAGCGGCCTCATCGGCGACAAATACGTCAGTATATCCAGGGGCGGCTCGGACCACATGCTCGCCCCCGGCGACAGCATCACGGAAACAGAATCCGCCGTTGATCTCGGCTCTCTTATCAGTAAATACGCCTTCGGAGGAGTGAAATAG
- a CDS encoding Tgt2/MlaC family protein yields MFTHALPRRITIALCAFLLTLVLLPAGAQANSPARQSLETATNRILNFIKNPDYVNPATRGPIRQQIEDEVLHIFDFSEFSSRTVGPRWRNFTAQQKREFSDAFADLLINTYLNKIDGYNGEQVLYTGEVSSAKGDRTEVRTVVTMKDGKKVPVAYRMLPKNGKWLVYDVLIENISLVKNYRTQFQDILNTDSPENLIARIKAKAMEVRQEHGK; encoded by the coding sequence ATGTTCACCCATGCGCTTCCGCGCCGTATCACAATTGCTCTGTGTGCCTTCCTGCTGACCCTTGTACTGCTTCCCGCCGGGGCGCAGGCCAACTCTCCTGCCCGGCAGTCCCTTGAAACAGCCACAAACCGCATACTGAACTTCATAAAAAATCCCGACTATGTGAACCCCGCCACACGCGGTCCCATCCGCCAGCAGATCGAAGACGAGGTTCTGCATATATTTGATTTCAGCGAGTTCTCTTCGCGTACCGTGGGGCCGCGCTGGCGCAACTTTACGGCCCAGCAGAAACGTGAGTTCAGTGACGCCTTTGCCGACCTGCTCATCAATACCTATCTCAACAAGATTGACGGCTATAACGGCGAACAGGTGCTCTACACGGGCGAAGTCAGTTCGGCCAAAGGCGACCGCACCGAAGTGCGCACCGTGGTCACGATGAAAGACGGCAAAAAAGTTCCCGTGGCCTACCGCATGCTGCCCAAAAACGGCAAATGGCTTGTCTATGATGTGCTGATAGAAAATATCAGCCTGGTGAAAAACTACCGCACCCAGTTTCAGGACATCCTGAATACCGACTCACCGGAGAACCTCATTGCACGCATCAAGGCCAAGGCAATGGAAGTGCGGCAGGAACATGGCAAATAA
- a CDS encoding MlaA family lipoprotein codes for MANNHCLRRLRLLALNLLLLTGLACIASDEALAARGVRQEPTPSTVYGASPMLPAGAITVTPYGSLRATDDLDDYDTADASIADPFEPWNRFWFHFNDIFYLYVARPAYDAWVFITPHQLRGGLKNFFSNLLFPVRFVNNILQFRFMEAGVEFSRFIMNTTSSAGFADVAKGKRTIVPVDPTGEDFGQTLGRWGIGQGFYLVWPILGPSSARDTIGRVGDVFTDPLFYLKPWELGTGLATGFRFNDLGDVLPLYEDLNSAAVDPYIAMREAYANFRKSQIMH; via the coding sequence ATGGCAAATAATCATTGCTTGCGCCGGTTGCGCCTGCTGGCGCTGAACCTTCTGCTGCTGACGGGCCTTGCCTGTATTGCTTCAGATGAAGCCCTGGCAGCCCGGGGGGTGCGGCAAGAGCCTACGCCCTCGACCGTCTACGGGGCTTCCCCCATGCTGCCCGCCGGGGCCATCACGGTTACACCCTACGGCTCACTGCGCGCGACGGACGATCTTGACGACTATGACACCGCCGATGCCAGCATAGCCGACCCCTTTGAGCCGTGGAACCGCTTCTGGTTTCATTTCAATGACATCTTCTACCTTTATGTTGCCAGACCGGCCTACGATGCATGGGTGTTCATCACGCCCCACCAGCTGCGCGGCGGGCTGAAAAACTTCTTTTCCAACCTGCTGTTTCCCGTGCGCTTTGTGAACAATATTCTTCAGTTCCGCTTTATGGAAGCCGGGGTGGAGTTCAGCCGCTTTATCATGAACACCACCTCCAGCGCAGGCTTTGCCGATGTAGCCAAGGGCAAGCGCACCATTGTGCCGGTTGATCCCACGGGCGAGGACTTCGGGCAGACCCTGGGCCGATGGGGCATAGGCCAGGGTTTTTACCTGGTATGGCCCATACTTGGCCCAAGCTCGGCGCGTGATACCATTGGCCGCGTGGGCGACGTTTTTACAGACCCCCTCTTCTACCTCAAGCCCTGGGAACTGGGCACGGGACTGGCCACAGGATTTCGTTTTAACGACCTTGGTGATGTGCTGCCCCTGTATGAAGACCTGAACAGCGCCGCCGTGGACCCCTATATTGCCATGCGCGAAGCCTATGCAAACTTCCGCAAGTCGCAGATCATGCACTAG
- a CDS encoding MFS transporter, translating into MQKDTRCLLWNTAALLFSYMAVAMPLPVISVFVTRHLGLSNGLSGLAVGIAFLTTILSRGFSGRFADRNGGKACMMRGLLLYAAASAICLVAGATGDPAWAFALLIAGRLVLGLGESMAIVGMLSWNIALLGPQRSGTVFSLVGASLYGAFALGGPLGLLCFGQFGFTGLMLLCSPLPLLGWFMVCRMPAVVPASARPGVSFLRVLGSIWRQGAIVGFQGVGFAAIGAFISLYFTSRGWQHAGLALTCFGIGFVLVRLFFGHLPDRLGGMRVAAVSLGVAAGGQLALWLAPSAEIALAGAFLTGTGCSLVYPSMGVEVIRKVQPELRGTAVGGFAIFQDVAYGATAPIAGLFADHFGYAVVFMIGLAAALVGLLIAIVTAVQKTAVTH; encoded by the coding sequence ATGCAAAAGGATACCCGCTGCCTGTTGTGGAACACGGCGGCACTGCTTTTTTCGTACATGGCTGTTGCCATGCCCCTGCCCGTTATTTCTGTTTTTGTGACCAGGCATCTCGGCCTTTCCAATGGGCTGAGCGGCCTTGCTGTGGGCATCGCTTTTTTGACGACCATTCTTTCCCGCGGTTTTTCCGGACGATTCGCCGACCGTAACGGCGGCAAGGCCTGCATGATGCGCGGTTTGCTGCTCTATGCCGCGGCCAGCGCCATCTGCCTTGTCGCCGGTGCGACGGGCGATCCCGCCTGGGCTTTCGCTCTGTTGATTGCCGGGCGCCTGGTGCTTGGCCTTGGTGAGAGCATGGCCATTGTAGGCATGCTCAGCTGGAATATCGCCCTTCTTGGGCCGCAACGGTCCGGCACGGTATTTTCCCTTGTGGGTGCAAGCCTTTACGGCGCATTTGCCCTTGGCGGCCCACTAGGGCTGCTGTGCTTTGGGCAGTTTGGCTTTACCGGGCTTATGCTGTTGTGCAGCCCGCTGCCCTTGCTGGGTTGGTTTATGGTTTGCCGGATGCCCGCTGTGGTGCCGGCATCTGCCAGACCAGGCGTGTCGTTTCTGCGTGTGCTCGGCTCCATCTGGCGTCAGGGGGCCATTGTCGGTTTTCAGGGTGTGGGCTTTGCCGCTATCGGCGCATTTATTTCCCTTTACTTTACCAGCAGAGGCTGGCAGCACGCCGGGCTTGCCCTGACCTGCTTCGGCATCGGCTTTGTGCTGGTGCGCCTGTTTTTCGGCCATCTTCCCGACAGGCTCGGGGGCATGCGGGTTGCCGCAGTTTCCCTTGGGGTTGCCGCCGGAGGCCAACTGGCGCTCTGGCTTGCCCCCTCGGCGGAGATTGCCCTGGCTGGTGCGTTTTTGACGGGAACCGGATGCTCTCTGGTGTATCCGTCTATGGGCGTTGAAGTTATCAGGAAAGTACAGCCTGAACTGCGCGGCACGGCCGTGGGCGGTTTTGCCATTTTTCAGGATGTGGCCTATGGCGCAACAGCACCGATTGCGGGCCTGTTTGCCGATCATTTCGGCTATGCGGTGGTCTTCATGATCGGCCTGGCCGCTGCTCTGGTTGGCCTGCTGATCGCCATTGTAACGGCTGTGCAAAAAACTGCCGTAACACACTAG
- a CDS encoding IS256 family transposase, giving the protein MMVDPKDIPDELIDALLANYQKPDDLLGKNGILEQLTKRVMERALQAEMTYHLGHEKHGRVANASGNTRNGTSKKTLKGKNGSLPIAIPRDRDGSFEPQLVEKHQTHWQGLDDSIISLYARGMSVREIQGHLKELYHTDVSPALISAVTDEVAEDVRQWQGRPLDAIYPILYLDCIHVKVRDSGTVGTKAVYLALGVTMSGVKDLLGMWISPNEGAKFWLSVVTELRNRGVQDIFIACVDGLKGFPEAIESVFPKTQIQLCIVHLVRNSLKFVGWKERKTVAADLREIYSSPTAELAQSALERLEHKYNSSYPLITKSWRAHWQRIIPFFDYPPEIRKVIYTTNAIESLNMSLRKVTKAKGAFPHDEAVFKIFWLALRNISKKWTMPIRDWKAALNRFAIQFEERFPT; this is encoded by the coding sequence ATGATGGTCGACCCCAAAGATATACCCGATGAGTTAATTGACGCTCTGCTTGCCAACTATCAAAAGCCCGACGACCTGCTGGGAAAAAACGGCATTCTGGAACAACTGACCAAGCGAGTTATGGAGCGCGCTTTGCAAGCGGAGATGACCTACCATCTGGGGCATGAAAAACATGGCAGAGTTGCCAACGCCAGCGGCAACACCCGCAACGGCACAAGCAAAAAAACCTTGAAGGGGAAGAACGGCTCTTTGCCCATTGCGATTCCTCGAGACCGGGACGGCAGTTTTGAGCCGCAGTTGGTGGAAAAGCATCAGACCCACTGGCAAGGTTTAGATGATAGCATCATTTCGCTATATGCCCGTGGCATGAGCGTACGCGAAATCCAGGGGCATCTGAAAGAGCTGTATCACACAGACGTTTCACCGGCGCTTATCAGCGCGGTAACCGATGAAGTGGCCGAGGATGTCCGTCAATGGCAAGGCCGCCCTCTGGATGCCATTTATCCTATCCTTTACCTGGACTGCATCCACGTTAAGGTGCGCGATTCCGGCACGGTCGGTACCAAGGCGGTGTATCTGGCCCTTGGCGTGACCATGAGCGGCGTGAAAGATTTGTTGGGTATGTGGATCTCCCCGAACGAGGGCGCAAAGTTCTGGCTGTCCGTGGTGACGGAACTGCGAAACCGGGGAGTGCAGGACATCTTCATCGCCTGCGTGGACGGGCTTAAGGGCTTTCCGGAGGCCATTGAAAGCGTATTTCCTAAAACGCAAATCCAGCTGTGCATTGTGCATCTGGTCCGGAACAGCTTGAAATTCGTGGGCTGGAAGGAGCGTAAAACCGTTGCCGCCGACCTGAGGGAAATATACAGCTCGCCAACGGCAGAACTGGCCCAGTCAGCCCTTGAGCGCCTGGAACACAAATACAATTCCAGTTATCCGCTCATCACAAAATCCTGGCGGGCCCACTGGCAGCGGATAATCCCCTTCTTTGACTACCCGCCGGAAATCCGGAAGGTGATCTATACGACGAATGCCATAGAATCGCTGAACATGAGCCTGCGCAAGGTGACCAAAGCCAAGGGGGCTTTCCCCCACGATGAGGCCGTTTTCAAAATCTTCTGGCTGGCGCTGCGAAATATCAGCAAAAAATGGACTATGCCCATCAGGGATTGGAAGGCAGCGTTGAACAGATTCGCCATACAATTTGAGGAAAGATTTCCAACTTAA
- the fliD gene encoding flagellar filament capping protein FliD, which produces MAISISGSNSISGLSNMGTDFDTVLAKLKKVESIQLNRLTAWKSDWNLRYEAFGSIIEQIQIASNVLGTLSNRNNFVTKNVASSNEHVLTAVANASAQDVQHSINVLQTANNAVWANTGHVFSSKNDIINDTGTDQYFKFTYAGVTKEIKVPPKTTLESFVSMVNNSTDNPGIKVSTVQTGAGYVFQVAGKSTGAANDLVIHDSGLVGMNSAGSTSAWRTNNSLNLAESLTNPTKYSYDLIMEDGAKFKVAITGDKTNQNLADQINAQTGRNVASLDSSGNLTLTGVAAMYQRDTTTTEKSIPASTKVALTSGGANDTLSSDLTVTMQYDDGITSGERTVTIKAGTTMRDALAQMAQASGMKSADMSMDAHGVWSVKLDNITNISFSGDQAASYTPTYTAAQMGNRVGDLASASTALVFKADMLDKAIGGNNPDGSMFTYTIVGKDGVAKNIAIANTATYQDLADKIAAETGATLATNNGNLSLSLDDTVKFYLSQGTGGGMDGLTANTATTTTNTGMLPDGTLDNPQPDLNYTITLNDGTPIGVGPIASGSSMQDVVNAIQATLNSDPAAQAAGATAKLVKADGTPWTGEADGPAYLEVANVQGVSGPGIKGQVASSSNWNIQRSTNARFTVDNWPVEMESATNTVSDVIEGVVFTLQDKGQARINISTDITSVEKSIQTFLDAVNSVLLTIREFTSFDKDKATTTNDPKLADNDNYSPSQLTAEKGGLLQGNYGVQLFKSRFNSLLTGSPPGFKSRTSAEDVLSGDVLANLANLGIKVNNNEASDKFGLLEIAPSSSIAALQQMDQENYNDMITNNLEAVVDFFCTEGTGTTTSPDFRYGSHVPGITKAGSYDVTYTVDAHGNIEKVMVGGVEAKRDTSMPGYYYSVASGDGRGLAILIDDLSEGEHTGQVRIKEGLVQSVNSFLKSELVFNDVKMSGTDPAKTADAIALKSQNGALMVLRDNYKTIMENIDKKIGKEQSRLALWESRQKKYFANLETLLNNYGTMQKQLESQIAKMNNSSKS; this is translated from the coding sequence ATGGCTATCAGTATATCCGGCTCAAACTCCATATCCGGCCTGAGCAACATGGGCACCGATTTTGATACCGTGCTTGCCAAGCTCAAAAAGGTGGAGTCCATCCAGCTCAACCGTCTGACCGCGTGGAAGTCCGACTGGAATCTGAGGTATGAAGCGTTCGGCTCCATCATTGAGCAGATCCAGATCGCCAGCAACGTACTCGGAACCCTGAGCAACCGGAACAATTTCGTCACCAAGAATGTCGCCTCCAGCAACGAGCATGTTCTTACCGCTGTGGCCAACGCCTCGGCCCAGGACGTGCAGCACTCCATCAACGTGCTGCAAACGGCCAACAACGCTGTTTGGGCCAATACCGGGCATGTATTCAGCTCCAAGAACGACATCATCAACGATACCGGCACCGACCAGTACTTCAAGTTCACCTATGCGGGCGTCACCAAGGAGATAAAGGTTCCGCCCAAGACCACGCTGGAATCCTTTGTCAGCATGGTCAACAATTCCACCGATAATCCCGGCATCAAGGTGAGCACGGTACAGACCGGCGCGGGCTACGTTTTTCAGGTGGCCGGCAAGAGCACCGGCGCGGCCAACGATCTTGTCATCCACGACAGCGGCCTTGTGGGCATGAACTCTGCGGGCAGCACCTCGGCATGGAGAACGAACAATTCTCTCAATCTTGCAGAATCACTGACCAATCCCACAAAATACTCCTATGACCTGATCATGGAGGACGGCGCAAAATTCAAAGTTGCCATTACCGGCGACAAGACCAACCAGAATCTGGCAGATCAGATAAACGCCCAGACAGGGCGCAACGTGGCCAGCCTGGACAGCAGCGGCAACCTGACCCTTACGGGTGTGGCCGCCATGTACCAGCGCGACACGACAACCACAGAAAAATCCATACCCGCCAGCACCAAAGTTGCCCTTACGTCCGGCGGAGCCAACGATACGCTGAGCAGCGACCTGACCGTCACCATGCAGTATGACGACGGCATCACGAGCGGCGAGCGCACGGTCACCATCAAGGCAGGCACCACCATGCGCGATGCCCTCGCCCAGATGGCCCAGGCTTCCGGCATGAAGTCGGCGGACATGAGCATGGACGCACACGGTGTTTGGTCCGTCAAGCTTGATAATATTACCAATATAAGCTTCAGCGGCGATCAGGCGGCATCCTATACCCCCACCTATACCGCAGCGCAGATGGGAAACCGCGTAGGCGACCTTGCATCCGCCAGCACGGCGCTGGTTTTCAAGGCCGACATGCTGGACAAGGCCATCGGCGGCAATAATCCCGACGGCAGCATGTTCACGTACACCATTGTGGGCAAGGACGGGGTTGCAAAAAACATAGCCATTGCAAATACCGCCACCTATCAGGATCTGGCCGATAAAATTGCCGCAGAAACCGGGGCAACCCTTGCCACAAACAACGGCAATCTTTCCCTGTCGCTGGATGATACCGTCAAGTTCTACCTCAGCCAGGGAACAGGCGGCGGCATGGACGGCCTTACTGCAAACACCGCCACTACCACCACCAATACGGGCATGCTCCCGGACGGCACGCTGGACAATCCACAGCCGGACCTCAACTATACCATCACTCTTAATGACGGTACGCCCATCGGTGTCGGCCCCATAGCCAGCGGCTCCTCCATGCAGGATGTGGTGAACGCCATTCAGGCCACCCTGAACAGCGACCCCGCCGCCCAAGCCGCCGGAGCCACCGCCAAGCTTGTAAAAGCGGACGGCACCCCCTGGACCGGCGAGGCCGATGGCCCCGCCTACCTTGAAGTCGCCAACGTGCAGGGAGTCAGCGGGCCGGGCATCAAGGGCCAGGTGGCCTCATCATCCAACTGGAACATCCAGCGGTCCACCAATGCCCGTTTTACCGTGGACAACTGGCCCGTAGAGATGGAATCCGCCACCAATACGGTCAGCGATGTCATTGAAGGAGTGGTCTTTACCCTGCAGGACAAGGGGCAGGCGCGCATCAATATCAGCACCGACATCACCTCGGTGGAAAAATCCATCCAGACATTTCTGGATGCCGTAAACTCTGTCCTGCTGACCATCCGCGAGTTCACAAGCTTTGACAAAGACAAGGCCACCACAACCAACGACCCCAAGCTGGCCGACAACGACAACTACAGCCCGTCGCAGCTTACTGCGGAAAAAGGCGGGCTTTTGCAGGGCAACTATGGGGTGCAGCTTTTCAAATCACGCTTCAACAGCCTGTTGACCGGATCGCCTCCGGGCTTCAAAAGCCGCACCAGCGCTGAAGACGTGCTTTCCGGCGATGTGCTCGCCAACCTGGCCAACCTGGGCATCAAGGTGAACAACAATGAGGCCAGCGACAAGTTCGGCCTGCTGGAAATAGCGCCCTCGTCCTCCATTGCCGCCCTGCAGCAGATGGACCAGGAAAACTATAACGACATGATCACCAATAACCTGGAAGCCGTGGTGGATTTTTTCTGCACCGAAGGCACAGGAACCACCACGTCGCCGGATTTCCGCTACGGCAGCCATGTTCCCGGCATTACCAAAGCCGGCTCATATGATGTAACGTATACTGTCGATGCGCACGGCAATATTGAAAAAGTCATGGTGGGCGGTGTGGAAGCCAAGCGCGATACAAGCATGCCCGGCTACTATTACAGCGTGGCTTCAGGCGATGGGCGCGGTCTTGCCATTCTGATTGACGACCTGAGCGAAGGCGAACATACAGGCCAGGTGCGCATCAAAGAAGGTCTGGTGCAGTCGGTAAACAGCTTTCTGAAAAGCGAGCTGGTATTCAATGATGTGAAAATGTCCGGCACAGACCCGGCCAAAACCGCCGACGCCATTGCCCTCAAGTCGCAGAACGGCGCACTGATGGTCCTGCGTGACAACTACAAGACCATCATGGAAAATATCGATAAAAAGATCGGCAAAGAACAAAGCCGGCTGGCCCTCTGGGAATCGCGGCAAAAAAAATATTTCGCCAATCTGGAAACCCTGCTGAACAACTATGGAACCATGCAAAAACAGCTTGAGTCACAGATTGCCAAGATGAACAACAGCAGCAAGAGCTAG
- the fliS gene encoding flagellar export chaperone FliS, which yields MNKAAHAYFQTKIGTTDQGQLLLMLYDGALKYIQQARTKMIAKDFAGKGIMISKVIDIVNELAASLNMDRGGSLAVNLNNLYLLCTARLLRANLKMDMESLDSVESILSGLRGAYAQIIETPEARKAAADIASRMQPTGSVTKTAQPLMQHQGMPIPRAQAQAAYGRNAMPFQPQAAAQPAIPGYSPAPAAPAAAAVPATGADASQPAAAPRAHVQAFDQAMSQMPPASAGFAPGRLPGAYGKTTPQE from the coding sequence ATGAACAAAGCGGCGCACGCCTACTTTCAGACCAAAATCGGCACCACTGACCAGGGGCAGCTTCTGCTCATGCTCTATGACGGCGCCCTCAAATACATCCAGCAGGCCCGCACCAAGATGATCGCCAAGGACTTTGCGGGCAAAGGCATCATGATTTCAAAGGTTATCGACATCGTTAACGAACTTGCCGCATCACTCAATATGGACAGGGGCGGCAGTCTGGCCGTTAACCTCAACAACCTGTACCTGCTCTGCACAGCGCGCTTGCTGCGCGCCAACCTGAAAATGGATATGGAATCGCTCGACAGCGTGGAGAGCATTCTTTCAGGCCTGCGCGGGGCCTACGCCCAGATCATCGAAACCCCCGAGGCGCGCAAGGCCGCGGCAGATATTGCCAGCCGCATGCAGCCCACCGGCTCGGTAACCAAAACAGCCCAGCCCCTCATGCAGCATCAGGGCATGCCGATTCCCCGCGCCCAGGCTCAGGCTGCCTACGGGCGCAATGCCATGCCCTTCCAGCCGCAGGCCGCGGCGCAACCCGCCATTCCCGGCTATTCCCCTGCACCGGCGGCTCCGGCTGCGGCAGCGGTCCCGGCAACCGGTGCCGATGCCAGTCAGCCCGCAGCAGCGCCCCGGGCGCATGTGCAGGCCTTTGACCAGGCCATGAGCCAGATGCCCCCTGCGAGCGCAGGCTTTGCGCCCGGCCGTCTGCCGGGCGCTTACGGCAAAACCACGCCTCAGGAATAG
- a CDS encoding Crp/Fnr family transcriptional regulator: MTNRQYAANTDSLMNEESLQAAPTVADALCTGLLAGLNHHERDVLARHARLQSFAPGVALFQEGDESADPMLLLSGLVKLCRHSSQGKECVLHLVHSGKFIDAGVLFYEGGLPISAVALQHTTVLSLNRRAFLHTLENNAPLAVSLLGAMSLRQRLLITKIAGSQGRISVAGRVAAWLLHRAKMEKSATLRLGVTQEILARLMGISRESLSRELSALSAAGIIEHQRRSITLLDHEALKLRAQG, translated from the coding sequence ATGACAAACCGACAATATGCCGCCAACACGGATTCTCTTATGAACGAAGAAAGCCTGCAAGCCGCCCCCACCGTGGCCGATGCCCTGTGTACCGGCCTGCTGGCGGGCCTGAACCATCACGAAAGGGATGTGCTTGCCCGGCACGCCCGCCTGCAAAGCTTTGCTCCCGGCGTGGCGCTTTTTCAGGAAGGCGACGAAAGCGCAGACCCCATGCTGCTGCTTTCTGGTCTGGTCAAACTGTGCCGCCACAGCAGCCAGGGCAAGGAATGTGTGCTCCACCTCGTGCATTCCGGCAAATTTATCGACGCGGGCGTACTTTTTTATGAGGGGGGGCTGCCCATTTCAGCCGTGGCTCTGCAGCACACCACCGTGCTGAGCCTGAACAGGCGCGCGTTTCTGCACACCCTTGAAAACAATGCTCCGCTGGCCGTCAGCCTTCTGGGGGCCATGAGCCTGCGCCAGCGCCTGCTTATTACCAAAATTGCCGGTTCACAGGGGCGCATATCCGTGGCCGGGCGCGTGGCCGCATGGCTTTTGCACCGGGCAAAAATGGAAAAGAGCGCCACACTGCGCCTTGGTGTTACACAAGAAATTCTGGCCCGCCTCATGGGCATCAGCCGGGAGAGCCTCAGCCGCGAACTTTCGGCCCTTTCGGCCGCAGGCATCATAGAGCATCAGCGGCGCAGCATCACCCTGCTGGACCACGAAGCCCTGAAACTGCGGGCGCAAGGCTAG
- a CDS encoding flavodoxin family protein, whose translation MRVCIVYSSCTGNTRKVAEAIGAATGLPCHSVRHAPDPADYDCLAVGFWVRKGQPDARAQRYMRRIYGKPVFYFGTLGAWPQSAHALRCAQAAEALLQENGNTVLDGFLCQGKVNPRVIAASQRKGTHPMTPARLARLQEAARHPDGEDLQAAGQSWRHCLEAAAAVFHQQGATYAQEKS comes from the coding sequence ATGCGCGTCTGCATTGTCTACTCTTCCTGCACGGGCAATACCCGCAAGGTGGCCGAGGCCATCGGGGCAGCCACCGGCCTGCCCTGCCACTCCGTGCGTCATGCTCCCGACCCTGCGGATTACGACTGCCTGGCCGTGGGTTTCTGGGTGCGCAAAGGCCAGCCCGATGCCCGCGCCCAGCGCTACATGCGCCGCATATACGGCAAGCCTGTTTTCTACTTCGGCACACTTGGGGCCTGGCCCCAGTCGGCGCATGCCCTGCGTTGCGCACAGGCCGCCGAGGCCCTGCTGCAAGAAAACGGCAATACCGTGCTGGACGGCTTTTTATGCCAGGGCAAGGTCAATCCCCGGGTCATTGCCGCTTCACAGCGCAAGGGTACCCACCCGATGACTCCGGCCCGGCTGGCGCGGCTGCAGGAAGCCGCCCGCCACCCCGACGGAGAAGATTTGCAGGCCGCCGGACAGTCCTGGCGGCACTGCCTGGAAGCGGCGGCCGCCGTCTTCCATCAACAAGGAGCCACCTATGCGCAAGAAAAATCGTGA